A window from Macaca nemestrina isolate mMacNem1 chromosome 8, mMacNem.hap1, whole genome shotgun sequence encodes these proteins:
- the LOC105476019 gene encoding brain and acute leukemia cytoplasmic protein isoform X2 gives MGCGGSRADAIEPRYYESWTRETESTWLTYTDSDSPPSAAAPDSGPEAGGLHAG, from the coding sequence ATGGGCTGCGGCGGGAGCCGGGCGGATGCCATCGAGCCCCGCTACTACGAGAGCTGGACCCGGGAGACAGAATCCACCTGGCTCACCTACACCGACTCGGACTCGCCGCCCAGCGCCGCCGCCCCGGACAGCGGCCCCGAAGCGGGCGGCCTGCACGCGG